In one Culex quinquefasciatus strain JHB chromosome 2, VPISU_Cqui_1.0_pri_paternal, whole genome shotgun sequence genomic region, the following are encoded:
- the LOC6037119 gene encoding WASH complex subunit 2 → MALPPDELRKRIPQWSLESDGQLLQYMVQISKNLEQKCKQTQDNLGTLLLQLDETHIRFANASNTFNGVQQVKFVENRVKDDDESFYSVREEVEEPGERLPHADVFQMAVEQSIANMYKCFEKVTVELGSDSDSEDEDEEAAAVRNTVLRAVQKYPYIRRPLPHIIGSREWREKWHAGLIDSEEEEDGDDGKEQYSDSSEDTDDTGMFASQATSNHTPSESEGSVWGVHADPRRKRAPSVDPSVSGDDTMSVHSATSSVRRPQMPQAKVPVLPAAVAAFRPPSLFPEQPPPDDTYSVSSRTKVANLFEESDEEESTPTHQPVAPPVSSFFRGNAQQQQQQARKTVNLFEDEPPPADPGVTPSTSQPAVKKPVNLFIESDDDGGNDDSFNNNFNRSEPTPKKLDDALNNNDDEDDLFVPVKQSVNGATRRIANLFDDEPPLDDFDEIFKPKGDRKKPVAGGKLVLPPIGVKSTPAASPVKKEEPVAAKPPIEVSTPKKGVNLFDEEDDEEMFKPSESTTPSKPKVNLFDDVDSGDEVPPVVVSSSTSKPTGQASIRAEILKKKSIFDSDSDEEVDEEALFGSAVEKAKEPEPLPRTVEPPAVAPSKVETPVVEVSPVREKPPIPDEPPEEEEPWDVPPDDEFPHVSNDIDYFLTTNTISGGAEKKLEEPLKVEGPPQIETVAERPANLPVPEPKSALSFNSIGLFDDVPPPDDDEFDEVRPGQQQPATGGDPAEDIFGSRPNSGNAANAKPNHRYLFMDDDGPPPDDRDEVDERKQEPTPPVSTKISAIIGEMRQKGEVEEVREKPKINRLSAKVNINVNALLPGARRPAAAPAVADEPDVPEVKPPQADPELGTGKLTQLNKGRAKIQTKRKPPSRQTRRANYESSLKQDVPAEESSKETRVVVGSEVKPQHVEVTAAHLQIPNQLLASELSMKLAQPKLFEDEDLEESKLLPAALEPKKPAVAVATPKASSKLFSDDETDDDDLFVKLAKTAPANPPPPKQVAQIPAPPKPTPSTVPPKQSIFDESDDDDDLFSSSKPAVARVAPVATSTQPTKPKPPSEKKVKSIFSSDEDSDDIFGSSKKQALPPPKAVDKKTATKSLFGTSDGDDDDEDDLFGTKSKSAPKPTSSQPKKQDKPAILSATSAPASDDPLADLLRS, encoded by the exons AACCTGGAGCAAAAGTGCAAGCAAACGCAGGACAACCTTGGCACCCTTCTGCTCCAGCTCGACGAAACGCACATCCGGTTCGCGAACGCCTCCAACACCTTCAACGGCGTGCAGCAGGTAAAGTTCGTCGAGAACCGCGTCAAAGACGACGACGAGAGCTTTTACTCGGTACGGGAGGAGGTCGAAGAGCCGGGCGAGCGACTCCCGCACGCGGACGTCTTTCAGATGGCGGTTGAGCAGTCGATCGCCAACATGTACAAGTGCTTCGAGAAGGTGACCGTTGAGCTGGGCAGCGACAGTGACAGTGAGGATGAGGACGAGGAGGCTGCTGCGGTGCGGAATACGGTGCTGCGGGCGGTTCAGAAGTATCCGTATATACGGCGACCGTTGCCACATATAATTGGGTCGCGGGAGTGGCGGGAGAAGTGGCACGCCGGGTTGATCGAttcggaggaggaggaggacggggATGATGGTAAGGAGCAGTACTCGGACTCGAGCGAAGATACGGACGATACGGGGATGTTTGCGTCGCAGGCGACCAGTAATCACACGCCGTCGGAGTCGGAGGGTTCGGTTTGGGGGGTGCACGCAGATCCGCGAAGAAAACGGGCTCCGTCGGTTGATCCGAGCGTGTCTGGGGATGACACGATGTCGGTTCACTCGGCCACGTCCAGCGTACGGCGACCGCAAATGCCTCAAGCCAAGGTGCCTGTTCTTCCAGCAGCGGTGGCTGCATTCCGACCTCCATCGTTGTTCCCAGAGCAACCACCGCCGGACGATACGTACAGTGTGTCGTCGCGGACGAAGGTGGCAAACCTGTTCGAGGAGTCGGACGAGGAAGAGTCGACGCCAACGCATCAACCGGTCGCGCCACCGGTATCTTCCTTCTTCAGGGGGAAtgcgcaacagcagcagcagcaggctcGAAAGACGGTTAATCTGTTTGAGGACGAACCGCCTCCGGCGGATCCGGGCGTAACCCCGTCCACCAGCCAACCTGCGGTGAAAAAACCGGTGAATCTGTTCATCGAgagcgacgacgacggtggGAACGATGATTCGTTCAACAACAACTTCAATCGCAGCGAACCAACGCCCAAAAAGCTTGACGATGCGCTGAACAAcaacgacgacgaagacgatCTGTTCGTTCCGGTGAAGCAGTCCGTCAACGGCGCGACACGTCGAATCGCAAACCTGTTCGATGACGAACCGCCGCTGGATGACTTCGATGAAATTTTCAAACCCAAAGGCGATCGGAAGAAGCCGGTGGCTGGTGGGAAGTTGGTGCTGCCACCAATTGGAGTCAAGTCGACTCCTGCGGCAAGTCCGGTGAAGAAGGAGGAACCTGTGGCGGCGAAGCCGCCGATTGAGGTCAGCACTCCGAAAAAAGGCGTTAATCTGTTTGACGAAGAGGACGACGAGGAGATGTTTAAGCCCTCGGAGTCTACGACGCCTTCCAAGCCTAAAGTGAATCTGTTTGACGATGTAGACAGTGGCGATGAGGTGCCTCCGGTGGTGGTTTCAAGCAGCACTAGCAAACCGACGGGACAAGCGAGCATTCGGGCGGAGATCCTCaagaaaaagtcaatttttgatTCGGACAGCGACGAAGAAGTCGACGAGGAAGCGCTGTTTGGTTCCGCCGTGGAGAAAGCGAAAGAACCGGAACCACTGCCGAGGACGGTTGAGCCTCCGGCGGTTGCTCCTAGTAAGGTCGAAACTCCAGTTGTAGAGGTTTCTCCAGTAAGAGAAAAACCTCCCATTCCGGACGAACCTCCCGAGGAAGAAGAACCGTGGGACGTTCCTCCGGACGATGAATTTCCACACGTTTCCAACGATATCGACTACTTCTTGACAACGAACACGATTTCCGGTGGCGCGGAGAAAAAGCTAGAAGAGCCATTGAAAGTTGAAGGACCACCGCAAATCGAGACTGTTGCTGAACGTCCTGCGAATCTCCCCGTCCCCGAACCGAAAAGTGCCTTAAGCTTCAACTCCATCGGACTGTTTGACGACGTGCCTCCGCCGGATGACGACGAGTTCGACGAGGTTCGTCCTGGCCAGCAGCAGCCGGCAACTGGCGGCGATCCCGCCGAAGACATTTTCGGATCTCGACCAAACAGCGGTAACGCCGCCAACGCAAAGCCCAACCACCGCTATCTGTTCATGGACGACGACGGACCACCGCCGGACGATCGGGACGAAGTCGACGAACGCAAGCAGGAGCCGACGCCGCCGGTTTCGACGAAAATTTCCGCCATCATTGGCGAGATGCGACAGAAGGGGGAAGTTGAGGAAGTTCGCGAAAAGCCTAAGATCAACCGGCTGAGCGCCAAAGTTAACATCAACgtgaacgctctgctgccgggAGCGCGAAGACCGGCGGCTGCTCCGGCAGTGGCGGACGAACCGGATGTTCCTGAGGTGAAACCTCCGCAGGCGGACCCGGAGCTTGGAACGGGAAAGTTGACCCAGTTGAACAAGGGTAGGGCGAAGATTCAAACCAAACGGAAACCGCCCTCGCGGCAAACTCGGCGAGCCAACTACGAAAGCAGTTTGAAACAGGACGTTCCCGCTGAAGAATCTTCCAAGGAGACTCGCGTGGTTGTTGGTTCCGAGGTGAAGCCCCAGCACGTAGAAGTGACCGCAGCCCACTTACAGATCCCGAACCAACTGCTGGCCAGTGAACTGTCGATGAAACTCGCTCAACCGAAACTCTTTGAGGACGAAGACCTCGAGGAAAGCAAGCTGCTTCCAGCAGCACTAGAACCAAAGAAGCCCGCCGTGGCGGTCGCAACTCCGAAAGCCTCCTCCAAACTGTTTAGCGACGACGAGACGGACGACGACGACCTGTTTGTCAAGCTGGCCAAAACTGCGCCCGCGAATCCTCCACCACCGAAGCAGGTCGCGCAGATTCCTGCTCCACCCAAACCAACGCCATCAACCGTCCCCCCCAAGCAGTCCATTTTCGACGagtccgacgacgacgatgacctgTTCTCGAGCAGCAAACCTGCTGTTGCGAGAGTGGCGCCTGTTGCAACTTCAACGCAGCCCACCAAACCGAAACCACCGAGCGAAAAGAAGGTCAAGAGCATATTCAGCTCGGACGAGGACAGCGACGACATTTTCGGCAGTTCGAAAAAGCAGGCGCTTCCCCCTCCCAAAGCTGTCGACAAGAAAACGGCTACAAAAAGCTTGTTCGGCACCTCGGACGGtgacgatgacgacgaggaTGACCTGTTTGGGACGAAGAGTA AATCTGCACCGAAACCGACCTCGTCCCAACCGAAAAAACAGGACAAGCCCGCCATCCTTTCGGCAACGTCGGCACCTGCGTCCGATGACCCACTGGCGGATCTGCTGCGATCGTGA
- the LOC6037120 gene encoding tumor suppressor candidate 3: MRILVKIAILIAISLCLFHHADSQTKGRTAQPLSEKVQQLLEMNAKRPVMRFNGNRFRDFVKSVPRNYSMVIMFTAMAPARQCVICRHAHDEYTIVANSYRYSQVYSNKLFFAMVDFDEGSDVFQMLRLNTAPVFIHFPAKGKPKPADTMDIQRVGVSAEVIGKWIQERTDVQIRIFRPPNYSATVAILMLTAFVGGFLYLRRNNLDFLYNKQMWGFLAVIFCFAMVSGQMWNHIRSPPFVHKGQHGIAYIHGSSQGQLVIETYIIMFLNAMIVTGMILLTESGWQTDARKGKIAAVVGLVLVAVFFSLILSIFRSKAQGYPYSFLFK, translated from the exons ATGCGAATCCTGGTGAAAATCGCAATCCTGATTGCAATCTCACTGTGCCTGTTCCACCATGCGGACAGCCAGACCAAGGGCCGAACG GCTCAGCCACTGTCGGAGAAGGTCCAACAGCTGTTGGAGATGAACGCCAAGCGGCCGGTGATGCGGTTCAACGGGAACCGATTCCGGGACTTTGTCAAGTCGGTGCCCCGGAACTACTCGATGGTCATCATGTTCACGGCGATGGCCCCGGCCCGGCAGTGTGTCATCTGTCGGCATGCCCACGACGAGTACACGATTGTGGCCAACTCGTACCGGTACTCGCAGGTCTACTCGAACAAGCTGTTCTTCGCCATGGTAGACTTCGACGAGGGCTCGGACGTGTTCCAGATGTTGCGTCTAAACACGGCCCCGGTCTTCATTCACTTCCCGGCCAAGGGAAAGCCAAAACCGGCCGACACCATGGACATCCAGCGGGTGGGCGTCTCGGCCGAGGTCATTGGCAAGTGGATTCAGGAGCGGACCGATGTTCAGATCCGCATCTTCCGTCCGCCCAACTACTCCGCCACTGTGGCCATCCTGATGCTGACGGCGTTCGTCGGTGGTTTTCTGTACCTGCGTCGCAACAATCTGGACTTTTTGTACAATAAGCAAATGTGGGGCTTCCTGGCCGTTATCTTCTGCTTCGCGATGGTTTCCGGCCAGATGTGGAACCACATCCGCAGCCCACCGTTTGTGCACAAGGGTCAACACGGCATCGCGTACATCCACGGGTCCTCGCAGGGCCAGCTGGTGATCGAGACGTACATCATCATGTTCTTAAACGCCATGATCGTCACCGGTATGATTCTGCTGACCGAGTCGGGCTGGCAAACCGACGCCCGCAAGGGCAAGATCGCCGCCGTGGTCGGACTAGTGCTGGTCGCGGTTTTCTTCTCGCTTATCCTCTCGATCTTCAGATCCAAAGCACAAGGCTATCCCTATAG CTTCTTATTTAAGTAA